Proteins from a single region of Amblyomma americanum isolate KBUSLIRL-KWMA chromosome 10, ASM5285725v1, whole genome shotgun sequence:
- the LOC144107645 gene encoding uncharacterized protein LOC144107645, giving the protein MHTRRKHWHSTEGIHHCTHCTYTSTRKADIIRHERTHVGRRDSVCHLCQKRFSRPDILKVHMIIHSGEKPYECSQCGKKFRERAHARRHEQVIHSRRYPLTCPRCGAGAEDVTRLRRHTCKPLGTTEGNEELKRGRGRPHLRADGTAPKVRPRNTTEGTPQQGGVKQGRDRTRKVIAQDASAPAP; this is encoded by the exons ATGCATACCCGGCGGAAACACTGGCATAGCACGGAGGGAATCCACCACTGCACGCACTGCACCTACACGAGCACTCGCAA GGCTGATATCATCAGGCACGAGCGTACCCACGTTGGCAGGCGAGATTCCGTGTGCCATTTGTGTCAGAAGAGGTTCTCCCGGCCGGACATTCTGAAGGTTCACATGATAATCCACAGTGGTGAGAAGCCCTACGAGTGCAGCCAGTGCGGCAAGAAGTTCAGGGAACGCGCCCATGCAAGGAGGCACGAGCAGGTCATACACTCCCGCCGGTACCCGCTGACCTGCCCGCGGTGCGGGGCTGGTGCCGAGGACGTCACGAGGCTCAGGCGCCATACATGCAAGCCGCTGGGCACAACGGAGGGTAACGAAGAATTGAAGCGGGGCCGAGGCCGGCCACACTTAAGGGCAGACGGAACGGCGCCAAAGGTACGACCGCGTAACACAACAGAGGGTACGCCGCAGCAAGGAGGAGTGAAGCAGGGCCGAGATCGTACACGTAAAGTAATAGCGCAAGATGCGTCTGCGCCGGCACCGTAG